A genomic stretch from Lysobacter soyae includes:
- a CDS encoding efflux RND transporter permease subunit, giving the protein MSTSETFAARTEALKSGLVEFATRRRVTIAMLWVTLFLFGMIALRDLKVNLLPDLSYPTLTVRTEYTGAAPAEIETLISQPAEEALGVVKNVRKLESVSRTGQSDVVLQFAWGTNMDQAGLDVRDKMEALQLPLDAKRPVMLRFNPSTQPIMRLALAPKVAKTGSDGIDTQLVGLRRFADDDLKKKLETVAGVAAVKVGGGLEDEIQVDIDQRKLAQLGISIDTVINRLKAENVNVSGGRLEQGAQRYLVRTVNQFQDVEAIRNMLLTVQSAGNSSSAAAAARMARIAAASGSAEAVAAASGLDTTNSGSSVPVRLGDVATVTQSWKERESIIRLDGREAIELAIYKEGDANTVATADGLLERLKSVRQQLPADVELTTVEDQAVFIRHAISDVKLDAVIGGLLAILVIFLFLRDGWSTFVISLALPTSIVTTFFFMGQLGLSLNVMSLGGLALATGLVVDDSIVVLESIAKARERGLGILQAAVTGTREVGMAVVASTLTTIAVFLPLVFVQGIAGQLFRDQALTVALAVAISLAVSMTLVPMLSALKAKDVDAYPEEAPHPQWQPEKKWQKPVAKAGRGVGMGFGAIGYGFAWLVMRVWNGLSRVIGPVMRKASDLVMAPYNRAERMYLNMLPKAMGKPVLVLVVAAAMFVVSMAILPFLGANLMPQLAQDRFEMTVKLPPGTPLATTDALVKELQTKHAKEPGVSTLFAVSGSGTRLDANPTESGENIGKLSVVMAGGGSEKVEADTTAKLRETMKSHPNAQVDFARPELFSFSPPLEIEIEGDNLDTLKVAGQKLAALLRNNPHYTDVKSTVEQGFPEIQIRFDQERAAALGLTTRQIADIVVNKVAGNVATRYSFRDRKIDVLVRSRPEDRNSVEAIRNLVVNPGSGAPITLSSVADIVETTGPSEIHRVDQRRVAIISANLQNIDLQGAVREVNEIVAKNPLDAETDLHIGGQGEELGESLRSLLFAFGLAVFLVYLVMASQFESLLHPFVILFSIPLALVGAVLALFITGSTISVVVFIGLILLVGLVVKNAIILIDKVNQLREEGVAKRDALVEGARSRLRPIMMTTLCTLFGFLPLAIATGEGAEVRSPMAITVMGGLLVSTLLTLIVVPVIYDLLDRKPDSFYKERGDRARAVIAAGDHEVADHG; this is encoded by the coding sequence ATGAGTACCTCTGAAACCTTCGCAGCCCGGACAGAGGCACTGAAGTCGGGACTGGTTGAATTCGCCACCCGTCGTCGCGTCACCATCGCGATGCTGTGGGTCACCTTGTTCTTGTTCGGCATGATTGCCTTGCGCGACTTGAAGGTGAACCTGCTGCCGGATCTCAGCTATCCGACCCTGACCGTGCGCACCGAATATACGGGCGCCGCGCCGGCCGAAATCGAAACACTGATTTCGCAGCCGGCCGAAGAGGCCTTGGGAGTGGTCAAGAACGTGCGCAAGCTGGAATCGGTGTCGCGTACCGGTCAAAGCGACGTGGTGCTGCAGTTCGCTTGGGGCACCAACATGGACCAAGCCGGTCTGGATGTGCGCGACAAGATGGAGGCGCTGCAGTTGCCGCTCGACGCCAAGCGTCCGGTGATGTTGCGATTCAATCCGTCGACGCAACCCATCATGCGATTGGCGCTGGCGCCCAAGGTCGCCAAGACCGGTAGCGATGGTATTGATACGCAACTGGTCGGTCTTCGTCGCTTCGCCGATGATGACCTTAAGAAGAAATTGGAAACCGTGGCCGGCGTTGCAGCGGTGAAAGTCGGCGGCGGCCTCGAAGACGAAATCCAAGTGGATATCGATCAGCGCAAGCTCGCGCAGCTTGGCATTTCGATTGATACCGTCATCAATCGCTTGAAGGCGGAAAACGTCAATGTTTCCGGCGGTCGTTTGGAGCAGGGCGCGCAACGCTACCTCGTGCGCACCGTCAACCAATTCCAGGATGTCGAGGCGATCCGAAACATGCTGTTGACGGTGCAATCCGCCGGCAATAGCTCATCGGCCGCTGCGGCCGCGCGCATGGCGCGCATTGCCGCGGCTTCCGGCTCTGCAGAGGCGGTCGCTGCGGCCTCGGGGTTGGACACCACGAATAGCGGGTCCTCGGTGCCGGTGCGTCTTGGCGACGTTGCTACCGTCACGCAGTCCTGGAAAGAGCGTGAATCCATCATTCGACTGGATGGCCGCGAAGCGATCGAGTTGGCCATCTACAAAGAAGGCGATGCTAATACCGTTGCAACGGCAGACGGCTTGTTGGAACGCCTGAAAAGTGTGCGTCAACAATTGCCGGCCGATGTCGAATTGACCACCGTTGAAGACCAGGCGGTTTTCATTCGTCACGCCATCAGCGACGTGAAGTTGGACGCTGTGATCGGCGGCTTATTGGCCATCCTGGTGATCTTCCTGTTCCTTCGCGACGGATGGAGCACGTTTGTCATTTCGTTGGCCCTGCCGACGTCGATCGTGACGACCTTCTTCTTCATGGGACAGTTGGGTTTGTCGCTCAACGTGATGTCGTTGGGCGGTTTGGCGTTGGCGACCGGCTTGGTCGTTGACGATTCAATCGTGGTTTTGGAGTCCATCGCGAAGGCGCGTGAGCGCGGCTTGGGAATCTTGCAGGCCGCAGTGACGGGTACGCGGGAAGTCGGCATGGCGGTTGTCGCGTCGACCTTGACGACGATTGCCGTGTTCTTGCCGCTGGTGTTCGTGCAAGGGATTGCCGGTCAATTGTTCCGCGATCAGGCGCTGACGGTCGCTTTGGCGGTCGCGATCTCGTTGGCCGTGTCCATGACGCTGGTGCCGATGTTGTCGGCGCTGAAGGCGAAAGACGTTGACGCGTATCCGGAAGAAGCGCCGCATCCGCAATGGCAGCCTGAGAAGAAATGGCAAAAGCCGGTCGCGAAAGCCGGCCGCGGTGTGGGCATGGGTTTCGGTGCCATCGGCTACGGCTTTGCGTGGCTGGTGATGCGCGTCTGGAACGGACTGTCACGTGTGATCGGTCCGGTGATGCGCAAAGCCAGTGATCTGGTGATGGCACCTTACAACCGCGCTGAGCGCATGTATCTCAACATGTTGCCGAAGGCGATGGGCAAGCCGGTGTTGGTGCTCGTCGTGGCGGCGGCCATGTTTGTGGTGTCAATGGCGATTCTTCCGTTCCTCGGTGCGAACCTGATGCCGCAACTGGCGCAGGACCGTTTCGAGATGACCGTCAAGTTGCCGCCGGGAACGCCGCTGGCGACCACGGACGCCTTGGTGAAGGAACTGCAAACCAAGCATGCCAAAGAGCCGGGTGTCTCAACGTTGTTCGCGGTGAGCGGTAGCGGAACACGCTTGGATGCGAACCCCACGGAGAGCGGCGAAAACATCGGCAAGTTGTCGGTGGTAATGGCCGGCGGCGGAAGTGAAAAAGTCGAAGCGGACACCACTGCCAAGCTCCGGGAGACGATGAAGTCGCATCCCAATGCCCAGGTCGATTTTGCCCGCCCCGAACTCTTTTCGTTCTCGCCGCCTTTGGAAATTGAGATCGAAGGTGACAATCTCGACACCTTGAAGGTTGCCGGTCAAAAACTGGCGGCATTGCTGCGCAACAACCCGCACTACACCGACGTGAAGTCGACGGTGGAGCAGGGTTTCCCTGAAATCCAGATCCGTTTCGATCAGGAACGCGCAGCAGCCTTGGGCCTGACCACCCGACAAATTGCCGACATTGTCGTCAACAAGGTGGCGGGTAATGTCGCCACGCGCTACAGCTTCCGTGATCGCAAAATCGATGTGTTGGTGCGTTCGCGTCCCGAAGATCGTAATTCGGTCGAAGCCATCCGCAATTTGGTGGTGAACCCGGGCAGCGGTGCGCCGATCACCCTGTCGTCCGTTGCCGATATCGTGGAAACCACCGGCCCTTCGGAAATCCATCGTGTCGACCAGCGTCGGGTCGCAATCATTTCGGCCAACCTTCAAAACATCGACTTGCAGGGCGCGGTACGGGAAGTGAACGAAATCGTCGCCAAGAATCCGTTGGATGCGGAAACCGATTTGCATATCGGTGGTCAGGGCGAAGAATTGGGTGAGTCGTTGCGTTCATTGCTGTTCGCATTCGGACTGGCGGTTTTCCTGGTTTACCTGGTGATGGCGTCGCAATTCGAATCCTTGCTGCATCCCTTCGTAATTTTGTTCTCGATTCCGTTGGCCCTTGTCGGTGCGGTGCTTGCCCTTTTCATTACCGGCTCGACGATATCCGTCGTGGTGTTCATCGGGCTCATTCTGTTGGTGGGCTTGGTGGTGAAAAACGCCATCATCCTCATCGACAAGGTGAACCAGTTGCGAGAAGAGGGCGTCGCCAAGCGAGATGCCTTGGTGGAAGGTGCGCGTTCGCGCTTGCGCCCGATCATGATGACGACCTTGTGTACCTTGTTCGGCTTCTTGCCGCTCGCGATCGCGACCGGTGAGGGCGCGGAAGTGCGTTCGCCCATGGCTATCACGGTGATGGGTGGTTTGCTCGTGTCGACCTTGTTGACGCTGATCGTGGTGCCAGTGATTTACGACTTGCTTGATCGCAAGCCGGACAGCTTCTACAAGGAGCGCGGTGACCGGGCACGTGCAGTGATCGCCGCAGGCGACCACGAAGTGGCGGATCACGGGTAA